A single region of the Thioalkalivibrio nitratireducens DSM 14787 genome encodes:
- a CDS encoding ABC transporter permease — MQLPEALQCTLLCTFLPMGLTPDSITAVLVRLDSRAATFQVQSYVNNFRAEPLLPILPGVALHELWSLMGVAEHALLLVSTFVVIVGLIGMLAVMLAGLNERRREMAILRSVGARPRQISLLLACETLFLAVAGIAMGMALLYLSLYVAQPIVQAHYGIHLAIAPPGTHETLLLSLVPGRGLRSEPDPGPSGVPHGVGRWTRSEDLVNITPANRE, encoded by the coding sequence GTGCAGCTGCCCGAAGCGCTGCAATGCACACTACTATGTACATTCCTGCCTATGGGCCTGACCCCGGATTCGATCACCGCCGTGCTGGTCAGGCTCGATTCCCGTGCAGCCACCTTCCAGGTGCAGAGCTACGTCAACAACTTCCGGGCGGAACCGCTGCTGCCCATCCTGCCTGGCGTCGCACTGCACGAACTCTGGTCCCTGATGGGTGTTGCCGAGCATGCGCTGCTGCTGGTCTCCACATTCGTGGTCATCGTGGGCCTGATCGGCATGCTGGCGGTGATGCTCGCCGGCCTGAACGAGCGGCGGCGGGAAATGGCGATCCTGCGCTCCGTGGGGGCCCGCCCGCGCCAGATCTCCCTGCTGCTCGCATGCGAAACCCTATTCCTGGCGGTCGCCGGGATCGCCATGGGGATGGCGCTGCTGTACCTCTCGCTGTACGTGGCGCAGCCGATCGTGCAGGCGCACTACGGCATTCACCTAGCGATCGCCCCACCGGGCACCCACGAAACTCTGCTGCTGTCGCTGGTTCCTGGCCGCGGCCTTCGCAGTGAGCCTGATCCCGGCCCTTCGGGCGTACCGCACGGCGTTGGCCGATGGACTCGTTCCGAAGATCTAGTGAACATTACCCCCGCGAATCGGGAATGA
- a CDS encoding type II toxin-antitoxin system Phd/YefM family antitoxin — MIVTTFSSREFNQRASEAKRAASQGPVFITDRGRPAHVLLTIEEYRRLTAGQRKIADLLAMPGADEVDLELREARDVARAADLS, encoded by the coding sequence ATGATCGTCACGACATTCTCCAGCCGCGAGTTCAATCAGCGCGCGAGCGAGGCCAAGCGGGCTGCCAGCCAGGGTCCAGTGTTCATCACCGACCGCGGCCGTCCCGCGCATGTCCTGCTGACCATTGAAGAATACCGGCGTTTGACGGCCGGACAGCGCAAGATTGCCGACCTGCTGGCCATGCCGGGTGCCGATGAGGTGGATCTGGAACTACGCGAGGCGCGCGATGTGGCACGAGCCGCCGATCTGTCCTGA
- a CDS encoding type II toxin-antitoxin system VapC family toxin — protein sequence MFLLDTNVVSELRKVRAGKADSCVAAWADNVDAADLYLSAITIQEIEVGILLAERRDAAQGAVLRAWFSGHVLPAFDGRVLPVDITVALRSAGLHVPDPHPIRDGLIAATALVHGMQVVTRNTADFEPMGVRMLNPWHWRGP from the coding sequence ATGTTCCTCCTCGACACCAACGTTGTCTCGGAGCTGCGCAAGGTTCGTGCGGGAAAGGCCGATTCCTGCGTCGCTGCATGGGCCGACAACGTGGACGCTGCCGACCTGTATCTGTCCGCGATCACGATTCAGGAGATCGAGGTTGGCATCCTGCTTGCCGAACGTCGGGACGCGGCGCAAGGTGCTGTGCTGCGCGCCTGGTTCAGCGGACACGTACTGCCAGCATTCGACGGCCGGGTTCTCCCGGTCGATATCACGGTGGCTTTGCGCAGCGCCGGCCTTCATGTGCCGGACCCACACCCGATACGCGATGGCCTGATCGCTGCGACCGCGCTCGTGCACGGCATGCAGGTGGTGACCCGCAACACGGCTGACTTCGAGCCGATGGGTGTCCGCATGCTGAACCCATGGCACTGGCGAGGGCCTTGA
- the selD gene encoding selenide, water dikinase SelD: MTTDEITHSTRLTSLSHGGGCGCKIAPNLLQEALSGIVMGFPHADLIQGSASADDAAVFRINDEQALVATTDFFMPIVDDPYDFGRIAATNALSDIYAMGATPTLALAIVGMPVDKLPLAMIRRVMEGGADACREAEIPLAGGHSIDSVEPIYGLAAVGLVHPDRLKRNDRGQPGDRLVLGKALGVGVLGSGVKEGKLDADGYEALIETTTRLNRPGVAFAGMPGVHALTDVTGFGLLGHLLEMCRGSGLGARVDFLRLPLLHDAVTLLQQGVGPGAIGRNWQSYGHEVNLDPALPDWAGRIACDPQTSGGLLVACAPEDTARVLSIFREEGFTDAAVIGELVAGAPRVALRLGRGAPE; this comes from the coding sequence ATGACGACTGACGAGATCACCCATTCCACCCGGCTGACCTCCCTTTCCCACGGAGGCGGCTGCGGCTGCAAGATCGCACCGAATTTGCTGCAGGAAGCACTGTCTGGCATCGTGATGGGGTTCCCGCACGCAGACCTGATCCAGGGCAGTGCCAGCGCGGACGACGCCGCCGTATTCCGAATCAACGACGAACAGGCGCTGGTCGCAACCACTGACTTCTTCATGCCGATCGTCGATGATCCGTACGACTTCGGACGCATCGCCGCGACCAACGCCCTGTCCGACATCTACGCGATGGGCGCGACGCCCACACTGGCGCTGGCGATCGTCGGCATGCCCGTGGACAAGCTTCCGCTCGCCATGATTCGCCGGGTCATGGAAGGCGGTGCAGACGCCTGTCGCGAGGCCGAAATTCCGCTTGCCGGCGGCCACTCGATCGACTCGGTCGAACCCATCTACGGCCTGGCCGCAGTCGGGCTGGTACATCCGGATAGGCTGAAGCGCAACGACCGCGGCCAGCCCGGCGACCGGCTCGTGCTGGGCAAGGCCCTCGGGGTAGGTGTGCTCGGCAGCGGGGTCAAGGAGGGCAAGCTCGACGCCGACGGCTACGAAGCCCTGATCGAGACGACCACCCGTCTCAACCGCCCGGGGGTCGCCTTCGCCGGCATGCCCGGCGTGCACGCGCTGACCGACGTCACCGGCTTCGGCCTGCTGGGCCATCTGCTGGAAATGTGCCGGGGTTCCGGCTTGGGCGCGCGCGTCGACTTCCTCCGCCTGCCATTACTGCACGACGCCGTGACGCTGCTCCAGCAGGGCGTGGGCCCCGGTGCGATCGGGCGCAACTGGCAAAGCTACGGACACGAGGTCAATCTCGACCCGGCACTGCCCGACTGGGCCGGGCGGATCGCCTGCGACCCCCAGACCAGCGGTGGCCTACTCGTGGCCTGTGCTCCCGAGGACACCGCCCGGGTCCTGTCGATTTTCCGTGAAGAGGGATTCACCGACGCGGCGGTGATCGGCGAACTGGTGGCGGGTGCGCCCCGGGTGGCATTGCGATTGGGCCGTGGTGCTCCGGAGTGA
- a CDS encoding PhnE/PtxC family ABC transporter permease, protein MSSVLELPGAGRYARRRPWGHFVGLVVIALLVLASFTAAEWDFTALIDPEERARALGRMGAWLAAFGSPDFSHEFLARSWGLTLETLSAAVLGTALAVVFGFLLAMASSRAVAVGEERATGWRRNFALRSPSAALCSLARLVQDVLRAVPDFVWAIILVALIGLGPLTGALALALNISGILAKVYSELWDSVDERQYEQVRASGAGRIKVFFYGIQPLASRAVQSFTLMRAECAIRNAAVIGAVGGGGLGAEIWYQIRFGAWDKVSTLILFTLALTLTADLASNYIRRQLRSDPNHPRAIKARSVFADLSRAWIGTGFAALIVVWSVWFMGWGNTAGPNGTAKNFLEPAGEILSGEAWSKLSFFERLLRPDLDLPALGLGDPVKVEAREAAGQTVSLFSEYPPWQFYRPAAWVAWEQQLDQWFVWRVIKSSTVPLAIAIVGTLLGVLGAIALTYPHTLAFQLEPAQFTGETTHPLVRAIRFVQLVLARATGLISRGVPEVMWAFLFIAFFGPGLVAGTIAIAIHTMGVLVRVFSESVDNIPYRRFEQGFAGSRVTCFGMVAAPTCLARVDDLQLLPVREQRAHRGRARARRRRRAGLLLQFQLRMVPLREGQHLPADDHRADHPDRPDLPLAAALAGEPVSDAPADFLPSPTRKRSSENVRGIDA, encoded by the coding sequence ATGAGCAGCGTGCTCGAGTTGCCGGGTGCAGGACGTTACGCCCGGCGCCGGCCCTGGGGCCACTTCGTCGGCCTGGTGGTGATCGCACTGCTGGTACTGGCCTCGTTCACCGCGGCCGAATGGGATTTCACCGCGCTGATCGACCCGGAGGAACGGGCCCGGGCGCTCGGGCGGATGGGCGCGTGGCTCGCCGCGTTCGGCTCGCCGGACTTCAGCCACGAGTTCCTCGCACGCAGCTGGGGACTCACGCTGGAAACGCTGTCCGCGGCGGTGCTCGGCACCGCGCTCGCAGTGGTCTTCGGCTTCCTGCTCGCGATGGCGTCGTCGCGGGCGGTCGCGGTGGGCGAGGAACGTGCGACCGGATGGCGCCGGAACTTCGCGCTGCGCAGCCCGTCGGCGGCATTGTGTTCGCTCGCCCGCCTGGTGCAGGACGTGCTGCGCGCGGTTCCGGACTTCGTCTGGGCGATCATCCTGGTCGCGCTGATCGGGCTCGGCCCGCTGACCGGGGCGCTGGCACTCGCGCTGAACATCTCAGGCATCCTCGCCAAGGTCTACAGCGAGCTCTGGGACAGTGTCGACGAACGCCAGTACGAGCAGGTGCGCGCCAGCGGCGCCGGTCGCATCAAGGTGTTCTTCTACGGCATCCAGCCGCTGGCCTCGCGGGCGGTGCAGAGCTTCACGCTGATGCGCGCCGAATGCGCGATCCGCAACGCCGCGGTGATCGGCGCCGTCGGCGGCGGCGGGCTCGGTGCGGAGATCTGGTACCAGATCCGCTTCGGCGCCTGGGACAAGGTCAGCACCCTGATCCTGTTCACGCTGGCGCTGACGCTGACCGCCGACCTCGCGAGCAACTACATCCGCCGGCAGCTGCGCAGCGACCCGAACCACCCGCGCGCGATCAAGGCGCGCTCGGTGTTCGCCGATCTCTCGCGGGCCTGGATCGGCACCGGCTTCGCCGCGCTGATCGTGGTGTGGTCGGTCTGGTTCATGGGCTGGGGCAACACCGCGGGCCCGAACGGCACCGCGAAGAACTTCCTGGAGCCCGCCGGCGAGATCCTGTCCGGCGAAGCCTGGAGCAAGCTCTCGTTCTTCGAGCGCCTGCTGCGCCCGGACCTCGACCTGCCGGCGCTGGGCCTCGGCGACCCGGTCAAGGTCGAGGCCAGGGAAGCCGCCGGACAGACGGTGTCGCTGTTCAGCGAGTACCCGCCCTGGCAGTTCTACCGGCCCGCCGCCTGGGTTGCATGGGAACAGCAGCTCGACCAGTGGTTCGTCTGGCGGGTGATCAAGTCGTCGACCGTGCCGCTTGCGATCGCGATCGTCGGCACGCTGCTCGGCGTGCTGGGCGCGATCGCGCTGACCTACCCTCACACGCTCGCCTTCCAGCTCGAACCCGCGCAGTTCACCGGGGAGACCACGCACCCGCTGGTGCGTGCGATCCGCTTCGTCCAGCTCGTGCTCGCTCGCGCCACGGGGCTGATCTCCCGCGGCGTGCCCGAAGTGATGTGGGCCTTCCTGTTCATCGCCTTCTTCGGCCCCGGGCTGGTCGCCGGGACGATCGCGATCGCGATCCACACGATGGGCGTGCTGGTGCGCGTGTTCAGCGAGAGCGTCGACAACATCCCCTACCGCCGCTTCGAGCAGGGCTTCGCGGGTTCACGCGTCACCTGCTTCGGCATGGTCGCCGCCCCGACTTGCCTGGCGCGAGTGGATGACCTACAGCTTCTTCCAGTTCGAGAGCAACGTGCGCACCGCGGTCGTGCTCGGGCTCGTCGGCGTCGGCGGGCTGGGCTTCTACTTCAGTTTCAACTTCGAATGGTTCCGCTTCGAGAAGGCCAGCACCTACCTGCTGATGATCATCGCGCTGACCATCCTGATCGACCGGATCTCCCGCTGGCTGCAGCTCTCGCGGGTGAACCGGTGAGCGACGCCCCTGCGGACTTTCTCCCCTCTCCCACTCGCAAGAGAAGCTCTGAAAATGTACGAGGTATCGATGCATGA
- a CDS encoding phosphonate ABC transporter ATP-binding protein, giving the protein MQNVDSLSENRTAPEPVGRIDVFRLDGVARTFGGQPVLADIDLRIAQGERVAIIGPSGAGKTTLFRLLSAVLKPSTGRVLALGHDTRRLRGRALRRLRRDIGVLYQNDNLIPHLRVVHNVLMGRIGHWGLARTLLSLFWPQQLPAARAALQAVELPGKLWSMPGELSGGQQQRVAIARLIVQRPRVMLADEPVSQLDIRLGREIIGLLAGVASELGATLLVNLHTLELLHEHFDRVIALRDGRLFWQGTPDAISRDLLRELYGAEYRALSLDQVVHDRPVPVQSGEPPG; this is encoded by the coding sequence ATGCAGAACGTGGACAGCCTTTCCGAAAACCGCACCGCGCCCGAACCGGTCGGCCGAATCGACGTCTTCCGGCTCGACGGGGTCGCGCGCACCTTCGGCGGCCAGCCGGTACTCGCGGACATCGACCTGCGGATCGCGCAGGGCGAGCGGGTCGCGATCATCGGCCCATCCGGGGCCGGCAAGACCACGCTGTTCCGCCTGCTTTCGGCGGTGCTGAAGCCCAGCACGGGCCGGGTGCTCGCGCTGGGACACGACACGCGTCGGCTGCGCGGGCGCGCGCTGCGCCGCCTGCGCCGGGACATCGGTGTGCTCTATCAGAACGACAACCTGATCCCGCACCTGCGCGTGGTACACAACGTGCTGATGGGGCGAATCGGGCACTGGGGGCTGGCCCGGACGCTGCTGTCGCTGTTCTGGCCGCAGCAGCTGCCCGCCGCGCGTGCGGCGCTGCAGGCGGTGGAGCTTCCCGGCAAGCTCTGGTCGATGCCCGGCGAGCTATCGGGTGGCCAGCAGCAGCGCGTGGCGATCGCGCGGTTGATCGTGCAGCGGCCGCGGGTGATGCTGGCCGACGAGCCGGTCAGCCAGCTCGACATCCGCCTCGGACGCGAGATCATCGGCCTGCTCGCCGGCGTTGCCAGCGAACTCGGCGCGACCCTGCTGGTGAACCTGCACACGCTGGAGCTGCTGCACGAGCATTTCGACCGGGTGATCGCCCTGCGCGACGGACGCCTGTTCTGGCAAGGAACGCCCGATGCGATCAGCCGCGACCTGCTGCGCGAGCTCTACGGGGCCGAATACCGGGCGCTGAGCCTGGACCAGGTCGTGCACGACCGACCCGTTCCCGTGCAGTCGGGGGAGCCGCCCGGATGA
- the phnD gene encoding phosphate/phosphite/phosphonate ABC transporter substrate-binding protein, producing MQRFLTVLLTAAALLAAGFGNANADTQHPQRLIITAIPDDGDADRMRENFGALAAHLGNAVGIPTEYMHVENYAASVTALATGRAHVAWLGAVTTAQAMMQMGEDNLVVLGTRDIDKGFVTYFVAHHGSGIEPVANLGELASAAQGRNWTFTFGSRSSTSSHLMPRKFFIEQAGLPPERVFRTVAYSGSHDVVMQMVANGTYTLGAMNYASWDKASENLQQQAPVVYETPEFTNYALVARADLGPELISQLRAALLDTDSTPEGRQILGYLKAGEFIDADLSEWFDYRDLLESGIGVGG from the coding sequence ATGCAACGATTCCTGACCGTCCTGCTGACTGCCGCCGCCCTGCTCGCCGCCGGCTTTGGAAACGCCAACGCCGATACCCAGCATCCGCAACGCCTGATCATCACCGCGATTCCCGACGACGGCGACGCCGACCGCATGCGCGAGAACTTCGGCGCGCTCGCCGCCCACCTGGGCAACGCAGTCGGCATCCCCACCGAGTACATGCACGTCGAGAACTACGCGGCCAGCGTGACCGCGCTCGCGACCGGACGCGCCCACGTCGCCTGGCTCGGGGCGGTGACCACCGCGCAGGCGATGATGCAGATGGGCGAGGACAACCTCGTCGTTCTCGGCACCCGCGACATCGACAAGGGCTTCGTCACCTACTTCGTCGCGCATCACGGCTCCGGCATCGAACCGGTGGCGAATCTCGGCGAACTGGCGAGTGCCGCGCAGGGCCGGAACTGGACCTTCACGTTCGGCAGCCGCAGCAGCACCTCGAGCCACCTGATGCCGCGCAAGTTCTTCATCGAGCAGGCGGGCCTGCCGCCCGAGCGCGTGTTCCGCACCGTGGCGTACAGCGGCAGCCACGATGTGGTGATGCAGATGGTCGCCAACGGCACCTACACGCTCGGCGCGATGAACTACGCGTCCTGGGACAAAGCCAGCGAGAACCTGCAGCAGCAGGCGCCGGTGGTCTACGAAACGCCCGAATTCACGAACTACGCGCTGGTCGCCCGCGCTGATCTCGGACCGGAACTGATCAGCCAACTGCGCGCCGCCCTGCTCGACACCGACAGCACGCCGGAGGGACGCCAGATCCTCGGCTACCTGAAGGCGGGCGAGTTCATCGATGCCGACCTGTCCGAGTGGTTTGACTACCGCGACCTGCTGGAATCCGGAATCGGCGTCGGCGGCTGA